The Brachyhypopomus gauderio isolate BG-103 unplaced genomic scaffold, BGAUD_0.2 sc47, whole genome shotgun sequence genome contains the following window.
TCAGCTCGCGGTGTGTGTCACACTCAAATCCGTCCCTCTAGGAACAAACTAACAAATCCACTTGTTACACTTTTAACATAGACAGGAACAGTTTGACACTGTACTCATGTATAAAAATAGTCGTTTGTTGGATCCTGGTTAGTTTTCTCGACAGGCTGGAACCATAAACAGGGCTCCTGTCCCTGCTGTTCTCCatctgcctagtccctctgctAGATTCTTCCAAGTTCATGCCACCATACTTACTTTAAACATTCGCTGGCAAACTTGCAACTTGCATACTTCGTGTGGAGTGTTGAATGTAAGTGCAGATGTCAGTGTGCAGGAGAGTGTCTTGGTTCGATCTTTAAGGACAGCTCGTATAAAGTGTCCTCATCCATCACAAGAGTTCTGTCTAGTAGAAACTGTGTCACCTGAGTGGAACAGAGGCAGACTTTTAAAGGGTCTTCATGAgaagacctcagtcttgtctaTGGATGGTTACAGGTCCAAATGTTTATTCCAACTAAAACGTAACACTGTAACCTGGCATTTGAAGTAATATTCGCCATCATGTAAAATGGTTAATAAGCCAAATGGGATATAAATGGGAGTGCTTGGAACAAAGGCACGGGAATGCAGCAACTCTTTCTGTGAGGAAGAGGGACCTGAGCTCTAACCTCAAATGGCTCCAAGGAAAAGCTGTAAACTGAAGTACCTTGGGTTGATATTCTGTCCTGATAAACTGAAGTACCTTGTGTTGATGTTCTATCCTGTAGGGGGCCTGTTGGAACTGCCGTATCTCTCGTATGATATGAGAAATCTGCAGGgcaaaacagacaaacacaacctcacacagtgCAGAAAACATGAGGCTTCAACCAACAATACAACAATAGGAAAGAAGGTTTAGGCTTACCATTCTCATTTTGGAGAAGTTGACAAGCCCCTCCTCTGTAAAGTTTGGTCTACCTTCTTCAATAAATGCCAGATCTGTGAGGTACATGCCAAGATAGGGCACACAGGGAGGATTGCAGCTGTGGGTAAATAAAatcaaatgtaaaatataattTCTAGAATTTACAGAACAGGAACTCTAAACAAATACAAACTTACTTTTTAAGGGTTTCTCTTAAGTTTTTAAATCTCCCTTCAGATGACACAATCTTCTGCAGTCTGTCCATAATGGCTTTGGTCTAACAGGAAACATTTAAAGCAATTTTTTTACAGAATTGTCTTAGTTCATCATCTGTGGACCAGTATGATCTGAGCACAACTCGTCTTTTGAATAGTTTTTGAAGGTTTTGAAGGTGCTACCAGAACACAAATAGCTTAACTGAAGATGCTCCCACCTGCTTGGTGACCTTGGCCCATGTCTTTTTCAGCCTGTAGATGGCACTGCGGTTCAGTGCAGAGGTGATCTCCAACACCCCATTGTAGTTGTTGAGGCAGCGGCAGATATTTGCCACTGTCAGCCATTTCTCAATCGAGCTGGCCCTGGAGCCAACGTCTGCGTGTGTCATGATCTGAGACGCCACCAGATTACTCATCTAAAGAGTAGGAGAagcaaggagagggagaccaACAGAAAGTGTcaggggtagagagagacagacagaggtagAGATGTAGATGGAATGAAAGTGAAACTCCATATTCCAACTGCTAGAAGATGATGtgtgcttgttttgttttttttattagttGATTTTATGTTCTGTACTCAGTATGCTCACATCATTGAAGTGCTGGCTTGTCTTCATGATGTATGGAGTCCTCTTATTTTTGTCTACTTTCATCCAACCTTGACCAAGGAACTCCCTGTTGGGAGCAACTAGTTTAGTAGTTTGTTAATTTGAATAAAAATAAGTCAACTTTATCAAATAAACATATTGTTCTGGTCTTTAAGGAAGCATCCATTTCTCAATCAGTACAATAgtaacatgcaaacacacaattGGGGCATTTTGTCCTCTAAATCCAGTTCTGGTGTTGGGCACGAATAGAAATCATACAGTTATTCAGTGTTTAGGTTCAAGGTTATAGTGAAGAGAACTCACTCATAGGGAATGCTCCTGAACACGGTATAGTCCAGTAACGTGATCTGCTCAGCTAGCTCCACGGCAGAGAGGGACTCAAAACAGTCTGTTCTGGGGTATTCAGcctagacatgcacacacaatgaCAGAGAGGCCACCTTCAACGTGAAACACACGTGTGAAAACTTATCCTTCATTATCCTTACTAATTGTGGTATCCTGAACTGTACCACCTGTTACACAGCTAATCAGGTGTAGCTAATCAGCTTAACCATGAGAAATAATCGTTTGAACGGCTAAAGCAAAATCGTGGGAAAGGGAAGTCTAGCTCTGACGCTCTGCAACCCGGCTTACCAAGATGACAAGAAGCAGCACACAATCTTTCTGCTCCATAATTCAAGGGCAAATCAAATAAACGTAGTGATCAcatctcacactcatcaccaacTCATCTATCATGTCTGGAGGCAGTGCTCACCAACTGGAGAATGTCTTCGAACTTGAGCTGGGAGTCGTCTGGCTCATCCTGGGAGAGAGCACTGAAGCAGACAGGAGACAGTGTGTCACACTAGACATGTGTGTGGCAGATATCGCTCGTGTTGCTCTGCAGATTCAGTGTTAATATTAATGGAACCACATTTGACTCTCCGACTCTCCTTGTCCTGGAGCAGCTTTTGCAGCCATTACAGATGACGCAATGAAGCACTAGAAATATGGACTGCTATGTGCtggggctgcccaatggaggatgggtttccctttgagtcctcccaaggtttcttcctaatccctgccttggggagttttttcttgccactgttgcccctgGCTTGTTAGGGATCTGAACAcattgctttgtgacaacatattttaaaaagcactataaaaataaatttagCTTTGACTTGTACTTTAAAACTTTCCCTCTCTGATTTTGTCTTTGCAGTAGAGGAACCAGTTGTGCCAATGCTGCAGAGTGCTGCCTCTGTATAAGGAACGAGGAAAAGAGTTTCAAGACAACCTAGCAATGTTTGTAGGTCTATTAATGATCAGTTTAATGGGCAGAAGAGTGTTAGAAAGGTGCAGTTTACAGTGATATACAGGTAATTCAGGTAAAATATAATTCAGCTATCACGATatcatttcaagaaagatgTCATTCAGATAATATGTCATTCAACACATTGTTCAGCTAACACTTCGTTCAGGTAAGTCCTGGCCGGAGCAGTAGAGCTCCTTTGCTCTGGATTCTGTGTAAACTGCCAGTGGGTGGGTACGACTGCTCCAACCTTAGAATGTTTGCGGTGGCTTTCCTTTCCTGAGGCAGCAGGTCAGGATCCCATAACACTTCCTCCAGCAGGGTGATCACCCTAGCCTTCAGCTCACTATTcatttcaaagtcctgttcaacacacacacacacacacacacacacacatattagaCCACAGATAATAACACAAACTGGAATAAGCTGACACAACATTGATGGAACTGATTTAATATATTCTTGACCAGTATGCTCTCAGCTTGACACATAGTTATATCAAAGAATGGCCTCTGAAAGAGCACAAAAAATATAGTACGGTGCCATTCATTCTGGGTAATGGAAAATGTACACTACTGCTTCACTGTCTTATTATGTGGCTACTGCAGAATAGAACACAGTGTGAACTCGGTGTGTAAGAGAACAGAGCTGAAGTCTCAGACCTGTGTGTGCTTGGACACCCAGTGACGCAGAACGTTGAGCACTCTGTTAGTGGCAGCCCTGCGAATGAGGAACTCCTTGTCGTACAACTTCTCCATACTGGAAATACCTGATGAGAGTGAGCATCACTATAGCTTTATCTGTAGTGTACCATGTGCTTGGCATAAAAAGCTGGGGTGAGGTGCTGGGGTGAGGTGCTGGGGTGAGGTGTTGGGGTGAGGTGCTGGGGTGAGGTGTTGGGGTGAGGTGCTGGGGTGAGGTGTTGGGGTGAGGTGCTGGGGTGAGGTGCTGTGCCAGGTGGTTGCATGTGGGAGTGCGTTAGCAATGACTGACCTTGCGGGCTGCCATGACCAGCTGCTGCCGTGGCGATGGCGAAGGCTGAGGCGGGGGACATGGTGCTGCGTGAGCCTTCTGCTCGCAGGGGGTGGGGCCAGGAGTTGACATGGAAACATGAAAACTTTTAGAGACCTTCCAGTAGAAAAAACCAACCCTTTTCCCCTTATAgttgttatttattttgtaaaagcCCAATAAACATCAAAATTAATAAGTAACCAAATAAGTAAAACACATATAATAGGGAATTATAGGTTAGTGTTTTCTTCATTTTATTACTAATATCAGAATAAAAATTAGAGCACTAAATAAAAAGTATCATATGTTGTCTACATAAGTGTTACATGAGTTTACTcacatacaaaaacaaaaacatacaaaatAGCGGAAATCACAAATACTGAAGTCTAACATTAAATCCCCTACCACCAGGCTGCCTGTGACGGAGATGACAGGGCGTGGAGGGTGAGCGGCATAGGGACAGGTCTCCCCCATCTGCAGGGACGCTCATCTCTGGGACGAACTTATCCAGTGACACGGACTCTAAGACAGCTGTCAAACATTAAAAAAGTGTGCTTAAGTGGTCCTGAATGTCTATCCATTTGACACTGGCAGACTACATTGGTAGGTTTTGGAGGAATAATGGTCAGGTGACTCTGAAAATAAGAAAAGGTTGCGATTAGCATAGCACCAGGGAGAACGTTCTAGAACCTTGGGTAAAACATGACAACACATGATTGTCCTCTTAGTGGCAGCAGAGCAAATGGTACAATGTTTATTACACATGTGATGCATGAAGGAATATGTCTCCCACTGACCCTGTTAATACACAAAAACTCCAGTAACGTTGTTCTcattgttttagtttagttaagGTTTCAGTTTCCAAGCAATGTCCTTTCTCTTTTGGTCTATAAATGTCACTCCCTAGACCATCCACCTTTCTACATTTGAAGGGACATGTCTCCAAAAGGGTGGAGATTATACATAACTAAGGAAATGAAAGATCTATTATACTTTACCAACAGCATTACTGAATCTACACCTAATTTGCTTTAGTAAACAAACAAGATCAGTGTCCAAAAATGTATTAAAACGGCTCATAAAAATGGTATGAGAGGGTCAGTCTCCTCTCAGGATGCACCGACCCTCTTTCTTTCCATAGAGATTATACAGTAGACCATGTCCCCTCAATGCTGAAAGAACTAGAGCTAACTCAACTCTACCAAGACTAAAATGTCCAACCGTAATTATCCTTCTGCTTCACCTTTATGGCTGAAAGTTGACTCCATTTTGTTGATGCAGACCTTGTTTTCTCTGTCTGGCTTAATTTCACGTATACTGTCTGCACTTTTTGCCTTCAGTCTTGTCAATAGGTCATGGCCTATTggttagggcagtcatggcctagtggttagggaactggtcttgtgaccggagggtcgtgggtttgatccccagacttgaggccatgactgaggtgcccctgagcaaggcccttaaccctcaattgctcacttgtataaaataagttaaaaaaaaaaaaagtaagtcgctctggataagggcgtcagccaaatgccgtaaatgtaaataggTGAAATACATGCTGGGTGGAGGTCTGGTGAGGGGAATGGCTTAGCCAGAAGACGAGTAGATTGGTTCACTGATGTCCAAACATGATAATTCCACCATGTTACAGTAGGGGACCAAAGCAGTGACATTTGTATTAGAGAAGGCAATTTTGGAACAATTTTTTTACTAAATAGAAGAATAGAGAAcagtaggggtgtgacgagacactcagctcacgagacgagacgagacacgatattgggttcccGAAATTGAGatgagacgagattttaagaacactaaaattacaaattatatgactggacaacagacttttatttaactgagttacacatgcattttgaaatgttttattataattcttaacatgcattatgtaagcatgaacttttaataaacttcttcctctacaaattgaaattaaaataaaatttcataaaagtaaaaataaataagattaaatatttctccttttttcaaatgcaaacaatattacagtgagtccccgcttaatgacagtgttagagactgaaaagtccgttgtaaagcagtttttgtcgttaagcgtgaccctagatttagatacgctttgattgtaaatacagtatagaaaaaaacgatggctctgttcaaaatagcctactacatactactggtgtactgatcgagccccaaatcagtatgacgtatgcagtatgtgaccaaaatgaaaatattcagtacgcgaaacatacccggatgacctactacttccgcaaaatattccagtacgcgaacagagctatcttcgtggtgtactgcatcccatcatgcaacgctacgttcacgtgaccccgtagtatgctttgcttttgtcgcatactggaaactgtactgcatactactacgaggaccagtatgcagtatccagtatatactgagtccagtatgcagtatccagtatgtagtaggctatttcgaacagagcaaAAAAGTTAGTTGAAAAAACTGAGTAGAAGCTTGCTGTTTGCCCCAATGAACATCCAGTCTAGAAAACACAACTCATCTCCTAAACAAAGCACTATAATTTATGCTTAACTGGCAAATGCAAATGTAACATCTGGTAGTAAAAGTCACTTGTGTTAGCTCTCTTTTGCATGAACCATTGATGCAGTGACACATAACTTACCAAAATTCTTTTTTGAGAGAGACTCACCCCGTCTAATGCTCCTCCTGATCTTCCCACAGAAGGCGTCGATGCGAGGCAGCTCTCCTGCCTCTGGTGTGGGGCTGCCCAGTTCGGGCGAGCTCGGGCCCTGGCTAAGGTCCAGCACGGCCCTGGGGCAGCTaggaggtggggaggaggaggtagagctgtaggtggaggaggaCAAGTCCAGAGCACCAGCCCTGGCCCCGCCCATGGGGGAGCTGAGTGACAGCTTCCGTGTGTGCACCAGCGAGGCAGTGcgagaggacacacacaggggcgGGGGCGATGAGTACTTGTGCGAAAGATGTGGGGACTTGTTGTTCAGGTGATCGCCACACCAGGTGCCCTGGTTGGTCGCACAAAACAGCTCGAGGgacctgaggaaagagatggagggggtgcaaaagaaagagagattgagggaAAACAGTGAAGAGAAATGAACACTTGtagtatataatatacattCTAGATCGTTTTTCAGGAAGAGGTGGAAGCATTTTTCCAAAATTGTATCTAACagtatataaattatatacttGTTGCCCTTAGCTACAGTATGTTAAGGGCACTGGTGGAAGTCAGACCAGAGGAGAGTGGAAGACAGATTGGCAACACGTGTTTACTTGGACTGGTCCAGGGCGAGCCTCGTGACCTTCTGGCTGTAGTCTGGACAGACCGATGAGATGGACAAACGGTCAGATGAATGGTACTGAACCCTGTGAGTGACAGTGAAAATGTatgaaaaaccacacacacacacacacacacacacaaatgtactgTTCGTCCCTAAGGTGGGCAGGCGTTGTCCATTTGCAAATGCGACATCTGAGGGTCgttatgtcttgtctttgtaccagttgactgctggttattgtatccttcattGTATCCTTCTTCAttgggttttgttttggtgcactttattttttaaatcctccattttccctgagtcTGGCATGATTGCGTCCTTCTTTTTTACCCTCCCTCACACGTCACAGACGAGGGAAAATGTGAATCAATAAtaatatatagaatataataatACAATGCCTACAATAAGACTATCCACACAGTCCTGTCCTAACAAACAATCGCTAGAAAACACACGCTAAAAAACAGAGTTCATCTCATTAGCTGCTTGTTTCTCTGGTTTCAGGTTTTAACTGTTATGGAAGAGGAGACATAATTTAATACATTTTGCTATCTTATCTAATGAAATGCTACACAATAAATAGCAATAACAAATTAGGTTGACATTTGAGCACAGATGATATGATTACAAACAAAATGGCAAAAATAGTGGTTGATAATGTTTTTAGCCCATATGCGCCCTAAAACAGCCAGTAATAATTACAATTACACAAAGTATTATATGTTAAGCAGGTGCCTGTCTGCAGACATGACATTTATTGATCACACATGAGCATTTAAACACCACTTGTTTCTTCCCGCGATGCCCAACCTGATGGGAATGGAGGTGAAGGGCTTCTTGTAGATGTCGGCCAGCTTGTCCATGATGACAGTTGCTGTGGTGAAGATGCGGTAGGTGTGCAGAAAGGTGTTGAGGAAGTCGATGGACAGGAAGCGCAGGTCGGTGAGGCGTTCCAGCAGCCGCTCCACACTGGCGTAACGGATTTGAGGCACCTTGCACAAGTTCAGCGTCTTGCTGAAGCAGATGTCCACGTCGTCTTTGTGCAGCCGGATGTCTGACCTACAACGTTTCACAATTCTGTTTTAGATTAAGAGTACAATATGCTTTGGTAGTTCCAAGATAATCAGATAAGGCATGCAaatagctaacattaaatgaaaGCTATCATTTATGGCAGGCAACATTTATGTGAACCTGATTGTGAGAACTGATCCCTATTAGTTTCCCCTAATGCCATGTGTGTCTAATGAGTGTCCATGTGTGTCTAATGAGCTGTATTGCTTACTTGAGCATGTAAGGTAGAGTGACTTTAGAGTTCTCCTCAAACACACTGGTGATCAGCCCGTTGCAGCGGATATTGTCAATGCACTACGTATTCAACCCAgaaacaaaatgtatttatatttttgctTATGTTTtcacttcctctctcactcataTTACTGTAACTAGAGCCCCACTGTGAACAGTTACTGTTAAAATTAGGTATAAAGTTTCTACAAAAAACGTTTAAAGTCCTTAAATAAACAATCACAGTTTAAAATCAGCTTTTAAATTTGACTAAATGTCACATATCACAATACTAAACACATCTGTAATGTGCATATGTGTCAGGGTCAAATGAGACTCATGCATTTTTGTCCTTTCTTTAGGAAGTGGTTGATCTGGGTCATGGCATAATAAAGGTGGTCATAATAAAGTTAGCTAACAGGCAGATCCTCATTTGTCTAGTGAGTAACACTCTTAACTTTGTCCCTAAAAGTGGCTTCTCAGACCAACATATTAACTAAACCTCCATGCTTTTCTCTCTGAAATGATGCTGCACAACGTAGCATGAGACAACATGGCTGATCAAGCTGTGAAACCACAGGGCAATATGACCCTGTGGGAATAGTGCAGGTGGAAGAAGGGTTGGAAACTGCCTCAACCCTGTGACAAAACAAGCAGCTCCGAACCCCCAGAGCATCGAGCTTGCCTgcaccacaaaacacacaacactccaGAGACACACCTAAAGGCCCTGGCACTTTTGTTTCACCAAGATATCCAAGTGCAATGTGATGTGTTAATTTGCACCCCCAGTCCCTCTGCATTATGGAGAATTACACAATAACAACCAATGAGCAACAGCTTCAGCACAGTCCTCTGAATATAGTTGTTCATTAGAAGCTGTTGGCTGCATTTATCTGGGCATTTTCCAGAAGAAACCACAGCCACAAGGACTGGGACCTACCTGACTAATGTCGCTGGTCCAAACGGCTTTCTCCTGGCGGGACGGAGCCAGTAGGACCACAGTGAAGGACGGTTTGTTTGTCGGCTCAACCAACACCTTAAACTCAAGATGGCTAAAGCACTGACCTGCAGTGCTATCTTAAGGACAAAAAGATCCTGGTGCTTATTTTGATTAGTTAGAAATGTTTTACAATGTTGTTTCATGAAAGGcatttaaaagttttttttaaatgttgggGTGCCAGTTTTTTCTCAGATGTTTTGTGTAATGAGAAAAATGATGAAAAACCTGAAGTTtttactcactgagtgaacaataTATGCCATTTTAAGACACACACCGCTTTGAGCTTTGCTTCAGAGGTCCGTGATAAATGTTAAATATGACTATGTAAAGGGCATGAAAGGCATTGGTCCCCTAACACTGGGATTGTGGTTGGGGTGTTAAAGCAGAGTGAGTGCATGCTAGTGCCAAAATCCAGAATTTGTTGGACTGAAACCATCTTTTGCTATGACAATTATATACAGGAAACCAATATGTTTTCAGTGCTTCAACTTTAAGGGATGACTAGCTCAAACCTATACTGTGCTCTGATTGGATTACTCCCTCCAGAAGCACTAAAACTTTCATTTCCAGTTATTGTATGACTGACATTTCCAAACTGAGAACAATATTTCTATAAGCATATAAACCAACCACTTTACTGGAAGCTTGATCTTTAAAATGTCACCAGTACATCGACACAATAGAATGAAGTCTGCAGTGTGACTGAATACTTACAGtcttcatcaccaccatctAGTTCTTCAATGAGGGTGCATTCTATCAGTGACAGGCTGCCTCCTTGCTATAAATCATAAGTAAGGACGTGCTGGCATTATATAATCGCTAATCACCAACCCAATGATACAAAGTATGCAGTCAATTCATGCAGTATGATAGTTTAGTAAAATCAATACATTCAGTCAAATTATGGTTCTGAGATCAAGGAATCCTTGAGGACTGTAAGAACTGTGATATGGAAACACTGTTCTATAGGAAACCAGCCAAAAGCTCCTCCAGAGATGGAGGTAGTGCACAGGGTCGCAAGGTGCTGCCCTGGAGGTATGGCTGCTTGAACAGACTCACTTTCAGCAGGCGAAGCTTGCCGCCGGACGTGCGGGTGCAGACGAGGAGGTGCTTAGTGAAGAGGAAACACTGACGCTCAGCTTCCTTGCGCAGTGATAGCGAGCCCAACCATACTTTACCCAGCATGCCTTTGTCTGCCGATGGCACCTGGAGCAGGGAGCCTGCCGGGGTTTAGAAGGGAGGAGTGAGCTTGCTGGCTTATCGCCATGGCAGGCTGACCCTGGCGTGAGGGCCGTGCTAGGGCTAATTCAATAAAGGGGGAATTTTATGTCAAGACAGCGACGATATCTTCATTGGTCTCTTTAAAAGATGCCACCACACACAATAAGGGTTTGCCATTGTGGAGCATAAAATGGAAGGTAATAGTGACCCCTGTAGTGAAATACAAGCTTGGTGAAAGGCGTCTGCTGTTGCTATAGAGATCTAGACCTCACCTTGTCGTACAAATGTTTGGCTGGTGTCCAGGAGGATGTCACAGCCCTCTATGATCATGCGCTCTATAGCCAGGTTCTTACGGATATTCTCGGTGTCACTCACTTCGTCGTGCATCATCCTAAATGCCAAGTAATCAAACCCGCATGCATCATAAAAATGGGAACTACACACCCATACAAAATACATCAGCATTTTAGAAGATACAGTACATtttcttacatttacatttacatttatgacatttggcagacgcccttatccagagcgataTCCATATCTTCATACTCTACATATAGAGATATCCATATCTTCATACTGAAGATATGTTCTCCCGATTCAACTGATATTCATCTAACAACATGTCATAAAACCAAACTCAAAGTCAACTCCTACATATCAAACAAGAATCAAATAATGGAATAAAGGAAGACACAATTAAAAACACATATAGATTTTCTTATATTAGTTTTGCACATAGTTTGCATAGTAAATAAGCAGAAGACATTATAGCCCTGCACTGGCATATGGTATGTTTGAGTATGAGCTACACCAACCAGCATTTCAATTTGGTCTCAATTTATCAAAAAGCAAATAAATGTAGAGATTTTTCATCTAATATGAATCAAGCCTAAATAACCTTACATACTTCGATAGTTCCTCCAGCTTTGACTTGGCGAATTCCAGACTCTTGCGTTCAACATGTTCATGTGGTGTATGGGCTAGCAACTCATGGAGTGTGATGATATATCTGGGAATCTAGAACAGAGTGAGCTTTTTAAATGGCTAAACCACAGTAAATTTGGACATTTCTGAAAACAAAGGCTTTGTTTAACATTGTATTAACTTGTATGTTTAGTTACAAACTGCACCAACTGGCTGAAGAGGTGTGTGGGGTCCTTCAGGACTTGGAAGTGTAAGCGTTTTGATGAACACCTGAAACATGGGGTAGGTGAGGAACGTCTCCAGCATGCGGTCCTCGCAGGATGCGTTAGACTCATATTGCTTCAGTAGTTTGTCAAAGTCCCGGTTCTGCTTGCAGTTAGCTAGAACCTGCAGACTGTACTGGTGGTTCCGCACAAACTCCTGGTAGATGTTCAGCATGGGCAGCAGGATGTCGAAAAGGTCTGCTGTAAAGTGATATGCAGCATGTTTTTTAAACAGTTACACTTGCGGTTActttcaggtttgaaaaatgAGCCTGACTGCAGCCTGAGTTGCAGAGTTGTGAAAGTACATTAGATTTGAAAGGTTTGTCTCTTTATCTTTGTCTGAACAGACCATTATACTGCAATGCACTCACCTAAAACTAATGTGGGCCAGCTGACAATCCGTGCTTTTAGGCCTTGGTGAAAAATCTCATGAAGAAACATTATAGTCTCACTGTAATGAAGAGCAATTCAACCATGATAGTGATTGGTGAGTACACACCACTTGTAATGTTGATAAACAGAAGGCAATGTTGAGCCAATAATTTTATGATAATGTCAGACTTCATTCAAAATAACATTTATGTGCAACATCCACACCTGTTTAGGAAAATACTGCTGATATCGTCATGACTGATGGGAGGCTTCTTTGAACTGGCAGCCATTCTGAGTGGCCGCAGGAAACAGTTGACCAGGATGGACAGCTGGAGAACGTATTCTGCTTCAGCCTCCACCATGCTGAAGACGATCCGGttcctcttcctcatgctctcGGCGTGGGGCGAGCAGATGTAGTCCTGGACGATGGTCTTCCACTTCCTCCGGCACAGCCAGCCACGCATTAAGCATTGcacctaca
Protein-coding sequences here:
- the rasgrf2a gene encoding ras-specific guanine nucleotide-releasing factor 2 isoform X6 translates to MQKSVRYNEGHALYLSLIARKEGIKRGNLSKKTNENSRWNEKYFALHQNVLFYFENEQSTRPTGMYLLEGCTCERVPAPKVSSVGRDSSDKQQHYFLVVFGHDGQKPLELRTEEDMDCSEWVEAIQQASYSDLVMEREVLIQKYIHLLQVLEMEKVAANQLRTQLEDQDMEIERLKTEIAARNKTKERISPYQSSQEEDPDIKKIKKVQCLMRGWLCRRKWKTIVQDYICSPHAESMRKRNRIVFSMVEAEAEYVLQLSILVNCFLRPLRMAASSKKPPISHDDISSIFLNSETIMFLHEIFHQGLKARIVSWPTLVLADLFDILLPMLNIYQEFVRNHQYSLQVLANCKQNRDFDKLLKQYESNASCEDRMLETFLTYPMFQIPRYIITLHELLAHTPHEHVERKSLEFAKSKLEELSKMMHDEVSDTENIRKNLAIERMIIEGCDILLDTSQTFVRQGSLLQVPSADKGMLGKVWLGSLSLRKEAERQCFLFTKHLLVCTRTSGGKLRLLKQGGSLSLIECTLIEELDGGDEDYSTAGQCFSHLEFKVLVEPTNKPSFTVVLLAPSRQEKAVWTSDISQCIDNIRCNGLITSVFEENSKVTLPYMLKSDIRLHKDDVDICFSKTLNLCKVPQIRYASVERLLERLTDLRFLSIDFLNTFLHTYRIFTTATVIMDKLADIYKKPFTSIPIRVQYHSSDRLSISSVCPDYSQKVTRLALDQSKSLELFCATNQGTWCGDHLNNKSPHLSHKYSSPPPLCVSSRTASLVHTRKLSLSSPMGGARAGALDLSSSTYSSTSSSPPPSCPRAVLDLSQGPSSPELGSPTPEAGELPRIDAFCGKIRRSIRRAVLESVSLDKFVPEMSVPADGGDLSLCRSPSTPCHLRHRQPGEGSRSTMSPASAFAIATAAAGHGSPQGISSMEKLYDKEFLIRRAATNRVLNVLRHWVSKHTQDFEMNSELKARVITLLEEVLWDPDLLPQERKATANILSALSQDEPDDSQLKFEDILQLAEYPRTDCFESLSAVELAEQITLLDYTVFRSIPYEEFLGQGWMKVDKNKRTPYIMKTSQHFNDMSNLVASQIMTHADVGSRASSIEKWLTVANICRCLNNYNGVLEITSALNRSAIYRLKKTWAKVTKQTKAIMDRLQKIVSSEGRFKNLRETLKKSGIY